AAGTTCAGGCCCTGTCCGGCGATGCGCCAGTTATGGATGCCGCCCGCGTGACCGGTGCTTTTCAGCCCCAGCTTGCGCGCGGAGTAGTTGGTGAGCAACCACTGGGTCAGAACACCGTCTTTAATAATGTCGCGACGCTCGGTGCGCACGCCTTCGCTGTCGAACGGCGTAGAGGCCAGCCCTTTCAGCAGGTGCGGATGCTCTTCAATGGTCAGCCACTCCGGCAGGATCTGCTTGCCCAGCGAGTCGAGCAGGAAGGTGGATTTACGGTAAACCGAGCCGCCGGCAATCGCGCCCACCAGATGACCAAACAGGCCGGTCGCCACTTCATTGGCAAAAATGACCGGGGCTTTCATGGTGGAGAGCTTACGAGGAGACAGGCGCGACAATGTGCGCTGGGCGCACTCGGCCCCTACCCACTCAGGCGACTGCAAATCGCCCAGTGCGCGGCCAATGGTGTAGGCGTAATCCCGCTCCATATCGCCGTTTTCTTCGGCTATCACGCAGCTGGAGAGCGAGTGACGGGTCGAGCAGTAGCCCTGCAACATGCCGTGGCTGTTGCCAAAAACTTTAATACCGTAGTGGCTGTTAAAGCTGCCGCCTTCGGTATTGGTAATGCGCTTATCGGCCTGCAGGGAGGCCTGCTCGGCGCGCGCGGCCATCTCGATCGCCTCATCAGGGGTGACGTCGGCCGGGTGGAAAAGATCGAGGTCCGGGGCGTCGAACGCCAGCAGCTCTTTATCTGCCACGCCCGCGTAAGGATCCGGCGAGGTGTAGCGCGCGATATCCAGCGCCGCCTGCACCGTACGGGCGATGGCATCCGGGCTGAGATCGGTGGATGACGCGCTGCCTTTGCGATTCTGGTGATAGACCGTGATCCCCAGTGCGCCGTCGCTGTTGAATTCTACATTCTCCACTTCGCCATAGCGGGTGCTCACGCTGATGCCGGTGGTTTTGCTGACCGCCACTTCGGCGCCATCTGATTTACCTGAAGCGAGCGTCAACGCGGTGGAGACGGCTTCTTCCAGAATCTTACGCTGCGCTTCAACTTGTGAGGTTACTTTCATCGCAAATGCCATACTGTAAGAGAGAGTTAACTGAAGTCTAACAGAGAACCGTTTTTCAGTGCGCGTCTTAACTGGTAACATTAGCCTCTTTTTTAAGGAGCCTGACATGACTAAGCAGCCCGAAGACTGGCTCGACGACGTTCCCGGTGATGACATCGAAGACGAAGATGATGAGATCATCTGGGTCAGTAAAAGTGAAATTAAACGTGACGCCGAAGAGTTAAAACAGCTTGGCGCGGAACTGGTAGAACTGGGTAAAAACGCGCTGGATAAGATCCCGCTCGACCAGGATCTGCGTGACGCCATTGAACTGGCACAGAAAATCAAAAAAGAGGGCCGTCGCCGCCAGCTTCAGTTGATTGGTAAAATGCTGCGTCAGCGCGATGTCGATCCTATTCGTCAGGCGCTGGATAAGCTCAAGAACCGTCATAACCAGCAGGTTGCGTTGTTCCATAAGCTGGAGCAAATCCGCGACCGTCTGATTGAACAGGGCGATGACGCAGTAGCCGAAGTGCTGAACCTGTGGCCGGATGCCGACCGCCAGCAGCTGCGTTCGTTGATCCGCAACGCGAAGAAAGAGAAAGAAGGGAATAAGCCGCCGAAGTCCGCGCGCCTGATTTTCCAGTATCTGCGCGAGCTGGCCGAGAACGAAGAGTAATCTGTTCCCCTCACCCCGCCCTCTCCCCATAGGGGAGAGGAAGAAGAGGAACGTAGGCCCGGTAAGCGCAAGCGCCACCGGGCTTTTTTTTACGCGTCGATGGCCGCTTCCGCTTTCTTAGCCAAACCATCGAGCAGCTTCTGATGGATCCCACCAAACCCGCCGTTGCTCATCACCAGAATGTGATCGCCAGGCTGTGCCGCTTTCACCACCATATCCGCCAGCACATCTACGTCCGCGCTCCAGTGCGCAGGCTGAATGCAGGCGTCGGCCACTTCCGCGACCTGCCACGGAATATGCTGCGGCTGCAACAGGAAGACCTCATCGGCGCGGCCTAACGACGGCGCGAGGTCGTCTTTGCAGATCCCCATCTTCATGGTGTTAGAGCGCGGCTCCAGCACCGCCAGAATGCGCGCGGTACCGCCGACCTTGCCGCGCAGGGCCGCCAGCGTCGCCAGAATGGCGGTTGGGTGATGCGCGAAGTCATCGTATACCGTCACGCCATGCGCTTCACCGCGCAGCTCCAGACGACGGCGGGCGTTGATAAACGTGCCCAGCGCCTTCGCCGCATCCGCAGGCACAACGCCGACGTGACGCGCCGCGGCAATCGCCATCAGGCCGTTGTGCATGTTGTGCTCACCGACCAGGCCCCACTTCACTTCACCCACTTTTTCGCCGTCGAGCAGCACATCCCACTCGGAGGCATCAGCGTTACGTTTTTTCGCCTGCCAGTGACCCTGCTCGCCCACCAGCTCCTGCTCGCTCCAGCAGCCCATCGCCATCGTCTGTTTCAGATTAATGTCGTTCTCCGGCAGGATGATACGGCCCTGCCCCGGCACGATGCGTACCAGGTGGTGGAACTGCTTCTGAATGGCTTTCAGGTCGTCGAAAATATCGGCGTGGTCGAATTCAAGGTTGTTGAGGATCAGCGTGCGCGGGCAGTAGTGCACGAACTTGGAGCGTTTATCAAAGAACGCGCAGTCATACTCATCGGCTTCGATGACAAAGAACGGGCTGTCGCCCAGGCGCGCAGAGACGTCGAAGTTCCCCGGCACGCCGCCAATCACGAAGCCCGGCTTGTAGCCGCAGGCTTCGAGGATCCAGGTCGCCATCCCGGCGGTGGTGGTTTTACCGTGCGTCCCGGCCACGGCGACGACCCAGCGGTCGCGCAGCACAAAATCATGCAGCCACTGCGGGCCAGACATGAACGGTATATTGCGTTCCAGCACCGCTTCAACACACGGATTACCCCGGGTCATGGCATTGCCAATGATGACGAGATCCGGCTGCGGCTCTAACTGACTGGCATCATATCCCTGAATAAGGGAGATCCCCTCTTTCTCCAGAAGCGTGCTCATCGGCGGATACACATTGGCGTCCGAACCTGTCACTTCGTGGCCCTGCGCGCGTGCCAGCAATGCCAGGCCGCCCATGAAAGTGCCACAAATCCCCAAAATATGAATGCGCATACGTCACTATCCTTCTTCAATGTGGCGCACATTTTACTCACATGTCAGCGGGTGTGAAACGCATTTCAGGTAAATCCGTATTTTGCTGGCGCGATTCACCTCTGCGCTACTATTTGAATATTTGTTAAGATTGTTGGGCTTTAGTCGTTTTAGTGAACATACGATCGCTCTACTCACATAAGATGCAGGGAAAGTGTTATGAAAACGTTAGGTGAATTTATTGTCGAAAAGCAGCACGAGTTCTCTCATGCTACGGGTGAACTGACTGCTTTGCTGTCGGCAATAAAGCTGGGCGCTAAGATCATCCACCGCGATATCAACAAGGCCGGTCTGGTCGATATCCTGGGTGCCAGCGGTGCCGAGAACGTTCAGGGCGAGGTTCAGCAGAAACTTGACCTGTTCGCAAATGAAAAACTGAAAGCTGCACTGCGCGCGCGCGACATCGTTGCGGGTATCGCCTCTGAAGAAGAAGATGAAATCGTCGTTTTCGAAGGGTGCGAGCACGCAAAATACGTTGTTCTGATGGACCCGCTCGATGGCTCCTCTAACATCGACGTTAACGTCTCTGTGGGTACCATTTTCTCCATTTACCGCCGCGTCACGCCTGTTGGCACGCCGGTAACGGAAGAAGATTTCCTGCAACCGGGCAGCCAGCAGGTGGCCGCGGGTTACGTGGTGTATGGCTCCTCAACCATGCTGGTGTACACCACCGGCTGTGGCGTTCATGCGTTCACCTACGATCCGTCACTGGGCGTGTTCTGCCTGTGTCAGGAGCGCATGCGCTTCCCGGAGAAAGGCAGCACCTACTCCATCAACGAAGGCAACTACATCAAGTTCCCGAACGGCGTGAAGAAGTACATCAAGTTCTGCCAGGAAGAAGATAAAGCCACCCAGCGCCCGTATACCTCACGTTATATCGGCTCTCTGGTCGCGGACTTCCACCGCAACCTGCTGAAGGGCGGGATCTATCTCTACCCAAGCACCGCCAGCCACCCCGACGGCAAGCTGCGCCTGCTGTACGAATGCAACCCGATGGCGTTCCTGGCCGAGCAGGCGGGCGGCAAGGCGAGCGACGGTAAGCAACGCATTCTGGACATCGTGCCGGAAAGCCTGCACCAGCGCCGCTCGTTCTTCGTCGGCAACAACCATATGGTTGAAGACGTTGAGCGGATGATCCGCGAATACCCGGACGCATAACGCACGCAATAGGGGGAGCTGCTCTGGCTCCCCTTTTTATTTATATCGTTAACCGTATAAATGAATATAAAAATGGCGCTTTAATCCGCATCCTCGCTCCTGCATTATTTTCATAACAGTTTATGAAATATTCCCTGGAGCATACCGGTGATGAAAAACTATTCCCGAGCCTGTACCGGCATCGATTTAAATCTTATTCCTGTCTTTATTGAGGTGGTTCGCTGTAAAAGCCTGGCGAAGGCGTCTGTGCGTCTGGAGATGTCGCGCCCGGCGGTGAGCCTGGCGTTAAAGCGTTTCACGCAGCTCTTTAGTGAGCCGCTCTTTATTCGTAAAGGGCTGTATCTTGAACCCACCGAAAAAGCGCTGGCGTTAACCACCACGCTGGAAATATTAATGGGCGGTATTCACGATAATATCGGCGCGATTAATTCAGCGACAATATAAACCCTGGCGCAAGCGCCAGGGTGGAGGCCTGTTTTCAGGCCGTTTGTGCCGTCAGCTTAAAGGACGCCATCGCAGCCAATAATTCGCGCGACTGTTCTTCCAGCGAGTGCGTCGCAGCAGAGGATTGCTGGACCAGCGCCGCATTTTGCTGCGCGGTTTCGTCCATCTGGTTGACCGCAATATTGACCTGCTCAATACCACGACTCTGTTCATGAGACGCTGTCGCGATTTCACGCATCAGTTTGGTCATACGCAGCACTTCGGTGGCGATCTCATCCATCGTTTCCCCCGCCTGCTGCGCCAGCTCGCTCCCTTCATTCACGTGGGTTTGCGAATCGCTGATAAGCGCGCGGATCTCTTTAGCGGCATCGGCGCTTCGGCTGGCCAGATTTCGCACTTCGCCCGCAACCACCGCAAACCCCCGCCCCTGCTCGCCCGCACGCGCCGCCTCAACGGAGGCGTTTAGCGCCAGAATGTTGGTCTGGAACGCGATGCCATCGATCACGCTCAGGATGTCAGCAATACGCGCCGAGCTGCCGGAGATATCACGCATCTTCTCAATCACATAGCAGACCATTTCGCTGCCGTGATCGGCGGTGTCGGAAACAGTTTTCGCCAGCTGGTGCGCCTGTTCCGCATTGTCTGCGTTGAGTTTCACCGTCGCGGTAATCTCCTCCATGCTGGCCGCCGTTTGCTCCAGCGAGGTGGCAGTCGATTCCGTGCGCTGGGCGAGGTTGATGTTGCCCGCCGTAAGCTCGCGGCTGCCGGTATCGATCTGCGAACTGGCATCGCGCACGCGCAGCACCGAGCCCATCAACGACTGGCGCATCTCCTCGATGGCCGCATTTAAGCGGTTAAACTCCTGGCTTGCCGGGGCGTTGAGCGTATGCGTCAGGTCGCCCGCCGCCACATGCTCCAGCTGAGCAATAGAGGCCGACAACGGCTTAAGCAGCATATGGCGCAGAACCAGCCAGGCCAGCACGATAATGCCCGCCGTCAGCAGCGCCGCCACCACGATCAGGATCATCACCCGGGTTTTACTCGCCTGCACGGCGTTCACTTCGGCTTTGCCCCGCGCGTCGCTCCACGCCTGAAACGCCTGCATATCGTTATCAAACCGCTTCGCCACCGGCACCAGGGCGTTCTCCAGCAGATCGTAGTAGCCATCCGCGCTCTGGTCGTTCAGGGCTTTCAGCATCGGGTTGATCCCCTGCTGGTTATAGGCCGCAAGGCTCGCCGCGACCTTGTCCAGCAGCTGTTGCCCCTGCGTATCCGCCACGCCGCCGTCAATAACGGCTTTCAGCGTTTTCTGGGCCTGTATGACTTCCTGTTGAATGTTCTTCACCGCGTTTGCCGCGTCGTCGAGCATGCCGATTTCCATCATGCGGACGGCCTGGCCCGCTTCATTGCGCGCACGCAGGATCAGCGTGTAACCCGAATTAAGCTGCACCATCTGCTCACCCTGAAGGTGGTTGATGCGCTGGAGTGAAGAAGAGCTCTGTGTGAGGGCATAAATGCCAATGCCGCTGACAATCAGCAGCAGAAGGGTCATAACGGCCAGTAAAGAAAGCAAGCCGGTACGAATCGATAGCGTTTTAAGCATGATATTATTTCCGGTAGCGAGATATTTCTGGGCATAAAATAAGGGTATCGGCCGCTACCGGAAAATGTTTAGTCTTTAAGCAATTTCAGTGTGTTATCACTTTGTTGTCGACACGTTTACGCGTGTAACCGGCGAGCTTTGGCGGTTCTCCCAGAGTACCGTCAGGCCGCGCTGCAGGGCGATAAAGATAAACAGCAGAATGCCGATGGCAATCTTCGTCCACCATGAGCTTAGCGTGCCGTCAAAGTTGATATAGGTTTGAATCAGCCCCTGGATCGCCACGCCAAACAGCGTGCCGAGCACCGTGCCCACGCCGCCGCTGAGCAGCGTACCGCCAATCACCACCGATGCGATCGCATCCAGTTCTACCCCCACGCCCGCCAGCGCGTAGCCTGCCTGGGTATAAATCGAGAACACGATCCCAGCCAGCGTCGCCAGCCCGGTAGAAAGCATGTAAATGCGGATCGTCGTGCTGCGCGTGGAGATCCCCATCAGGTTCGCCGAGGTGGCGCTACCGCCAATGGCATACACCTGATTACCAAAGCGGGTACGGTGCGCAAGGAAGATCCCAATTACCACCACGCCCAGCATCAGCAGCCCCATCGCGCTCAGCCGCCCGCCGCCGGGAATTTTCCACGCCAGGCTGGAGAGCGTGTCGTAGACAGGATGGTTAATCGGAATCGACTCCTCCGACACCAGATAGCTTACGCCGCGCAGGAAGAACATCCCGGCGAGGGTAATAATGAACGCCGGGATTTTGAGTGCGTCGATCAGCAGCCCCATAAACGCGCCGAACGCGCAGCCCATCACCAGCACCAGCGGGAAAGCCAGCAGCGGTGAGATCCCCCAGAAGCCAATCGCTTTGGCGAGGAACACGCCGGTAAAGGCGATCACCGAGCCAACGGAAAGATCGATCCCGCCGGAGAGGATCACAAAGGTCATTCCGACGGCAATAATGCCTAAAAAGGCGTTATCGGTCAGGATATTGCAGATCACCCGCGTGGAGGCGAAGCCGGGGAATTGCGTCAGGCAGTAGAGATAGCCCAGCACAAACACGCCCAGTGTAATCATCAACGGTAAATTACGTTTTATCATGGCCCCGGATCCCCTTAATGATGCTGACGAAGCGCGGCGACTGAACGATCAGCACGCAAAGCACGACCACCGCTTTCACCACCTGGTTTAGCTCAGGCTGGAAACCGGAGAGCAGGATCCCGGTATTCATCCCCTGAATAATCAGCGCGCCCGTCACCGAGAGCAGCAGGTTAAAACGCCCGCCCATCAGCGAACCGCCGCCGATAACGACCGCGAGGATCGCATCCAGCTCCAGCCATAGCCCGGCGTTGTTGGCATCGGCTCCGCGAATATCCGCCGCGACGATCACCCCGGCAATAGCGGCACATACGCCGCTTAGCACGTAGGTCAGCATCACCATCAGCCGCGTATTCACCCCGGCGTTTTTCGCCGCGCGAATGTTGATTCCCACGGCTTCAATGAACATGCCGAGCGCCGTTTTGCGGGTAAAGAGCCAGAACACGATCAGCGTCACCAGGGCAATAATCACCGGCATCGGGAAGTAGAGAAAATTGCCGCTGCCGATCCACGCCAGGCTCGGCGAGTCAAAGGTGACAATCTGCCCGGAGGTAATCAGCTGCGCCACGCCGCGTCCGGCAACCATTAAAATCAGGGTGGCAACAAACGGCTGTATTTTCAGCACGGCGACCAGAATGCCGTTCCACAGCCCGGCCAGTACCCCAGCACCCAGCGCGGCAAGCAGCACCATCGGCAGGCCGTGGCCGGCAACGGTCATCGACGCGGCCGTCGCGCCGGCAATGGCCATCACGGCGCCGACGGAGAGGTCGATCCCGCCGGTGGCAATCACCAGCGTCATGCCAATCGCCAGCAGCGCCACCGGGGCGGCGCGGTTTAAAATATCAATCGGGCTGCCAAACAGGCGGCCATCCTGCACGATTATCTGGAAGAAATGCGGCGCAACCAGGCTGTCCACCAGCAGAACCAGCAGCAGCGCGATGATTTGCGGCGTGCCGGTCGGCCAGGTGAAGCGGCGCTTTGTCTCGCCGGTGTGCGAAAGTGAACGGGACATCACGATTAACTCCTTATGCCGCAATGGCGTTCATGATTGCCGGAACGGAGAGCTTATCCAGCGGGATCTCGGCGACCTGCTTGCGATCGCGCATGATAATGACCCGATCGGCATAGCCCACCAGCTCCTCCAGCTCAGACGAAATCACCAGCAGCGCCAGCCCGTCGGCGCAGAGCGTTTCAATCAGCCGGATAATTTCGGCGTGCGCGCCCACGTCGATACCGCGCGTCGGCTCGTCGAGGATCAGGAACTGCGGTTTGGTCAGCAGCCAGCGTGACAGCAGCACCTTCTGCTGGTTACCGCCCGAGAGAAACTCAATGGGCTGCTCCGCGCTCGGGGTGCGGATGCCGAGCTGGCGGATAAAGCGTTCAGCAATGGCGTTTTGCTCTCTACGCGGGATCGGCCTGAGCCAGCCGCGCTGCGCCTGCAGGGCGAGAATGATGTTTTCGCGCACCGAGGCGGCGGCAATAATGCCGTCCGTTTTGCGGTCTTCCGGGCAGAAACCGACGCCAAGACACGACGCCTGATGCGGCGATCGCAGGGTTTGCGGTTTGCCTTTGATCAGCGCGCTGCCACTGTCGGCAGGCTTGATCCCGAAGATCACCTCGGCAGTTTCGGTGCGGCCCGATCCTAACAGCCCCGCCAGACCGACGATCTCGCCGGGGCGTACCTGCAGATCGAACGGCGCAATCACCCCTTTTTTGCCGAAACCGCTAAACGCAGCGACCGGTTTATCGCTGAGAAGCGTACGGCCCGCACGCTGCAGCGCGTTGGTCTCCAGTTCGCGGCCCAGCATCATTTTGACCAGCTCAATCTGCGGCAGCTCGCGGGTTTCGCGGCAACCGACAAAGCTGCCGTTACGCAGAACGGTAATGCGATCGCTGACGTCATACACCTGATCGAGGAAGTGGGTGACGAAGATCAGGCTCACCCCCCGATCGCGCAGCTGGCGCATCAGGGTGAACAGCATTTCCACTTCCTGGGTGTCGAGACTGGCGGTCGGCTCATCGAGGATCAGCACTTTTGCCGACAGATCGATGGCGCGGCAAATGGCCACGATCTGCTGCATCGCCACAGAAAAACGGTTCAGCGGTTCGCGAACGTCGAGCGAGAAGCCATAAGACGCCATCAGCGCCGTGGCCCGCGCTTCCATCTCTTTACGGCGCAGCAGGCCGAAGCGCCTGGGTTCCCGGCCAATAAACAGGTTGTCCGCCACCGACATATTCGGCAGCAGGTTCACTTCCTGATACACCGTGCCAATCCCCAGCTGTTGGGCATGGGCGGTATTTTTCGGCGAAATGACGTTGCCCTCCAGCCAGAGGGTGCCGCGATCGGCGTGATAGACGCCGGTCAGCGCCTTAATCAGGGTGGATTTTCCCGCGCCGTTTTCGCCGAGCAACGCCATGATTTCGCCGCGACGCAGGCTGAAATCGACGTTATCCAGCGCTTTTACGCCGGGAAAGAATTTGCTTAAGCCCTCTGTGCGGAGGATTTCCTGATGGTGTTCGGTGGTCATGGTTCCCCCTGCATCAAGCCGGATGGCGCTACGCTTATCCGGCCTACAAAAAAGCGTAGCGTAGGCCGGGTTAGCGCAGCGCCACCCGGCAATTTTACTGGCTTAGTAACCCATATTTTTCTTCTTCTCTAACTCTTCTTTCGCCGTGTCCGGCAGGTAGAGCGTCGATTTGGTAATGGTCAGCTGTTCAGGCTTAGTGCCGTCTTTCTTGAATTTCTCCAGCGCGTCGAATGCCGGGCCGGCCATGTTAGGGGTCAGCTCAACGCTGGCGTTCGCTTCGCCATCCATCATCGCTTTATAGATATCCGGCACGCCGTCGATAGAGCCAGTGAGAATATCTTTGCCCGGCTTGAGGCCCGCTTCTTTAATCGCCTGGATCGCACCGATCACCATGTCATCGTTATGGGCGTAAACCATGCAGATGTTTTTGCCGTTGTTTTCCGCCTTGATAAAGCTCTCCATTACCTCTTTACCTTTGCTGCGGGTAAAGTCGCCGGACTGGGAACGGATAATCTTAATGTTTGGCGCCTTAGCGATGGCCTCGGCAAAGCCTTTCTTACGGTCGATGGCCACGCTTGCGCCGACGGTGCCCTGCAGCTCAACGACGTTGCACGGTTTGCCGTCAACCTGCTTCACCAGCCAGTCGCCGATCAATTTGCCTTCCAGCACGTTGTCAGCCGTCACGGTGGTCATATAGAGAGATTTGTCTTTTACATCGATGGAACGATCGAGCAGGAAGACCGGAATTTCAGCATCTTTCGCTTCCTTCAGTACCGGCTCCCAGCCTGTCGCGACCACCGGGGCAATGAAGATGGCATCTACGCCCTGAGCGATGAAGGAGCGTACCGCTTTGATTTGGTTCTCTTGTTTTTGCTGGCCGTCGGCAATTTTCAGCGTGATACCGCGTTTTTCGGCCTCGCTTTTTGCCACGCTGGTCTCCGCGGCGCGCCAGCCGGATTCAGAGCCGACCTGCGAAAATCCTACGGTTAAGGGTGCAGCCATCGCCATAGACGACATGGCTGCCGAAACTGCTGTGACAAGAAGTAAGCGCTTCCACATATGAACGTCCTCGTAGGGTGTTTATTGTTGGTTAAAAGATGTTCTGCGAAAAAACTATAGCCAATGCGAGATGTAACGGATTGCGTTACATCACAC
This region of Enterobacter cancerogenus genomic DNA includes:
- the pmbA gene encoding metalloprotease PmbA, translated to MAFAMKVTSQVEAQRKILEEAVSTALTLASGKSDGAEVAVSKTTGISVSTRYGEVENVEFNSDGALGITVYHQNRKGSASSTDLSPDAIARTVQAALDIARYTSPDPYAGVADKELLAFDAPDLDLFHPADVTPDEAIEMAARAEQASLQADKRITNTEGGSFNSHYGIKVFGNSHGMLQGYCSTRHSLSSCVIAEENGDMERDYAYTIGRALGDLQSPEWVGAECAQRTLSRLSPRKLSTMKAPVIFANEVATGLFGHLVGAIAGGSVYRKSTFLLDSLGKQILPEWLTIEEHPHLLKGLASTPFDSEGVRTERRDIIKDGVLTQWLLTNYSARKLGLKSTGHAGGIHNWRIAGQGLNFEQMLKEMGTGLVVTELMGQGVSGITGDYSRGAAGFWVENGEIQYPVSEITIAGNLKEMWRNIVTVGNDIETRSNIQCGSVLLPEMKIAGQ
- the yjgA gene encoding ribosome biogenesis factor YjgA encodes the protein MTKQPEDWLDDVPGDDIEDEDDEIIWVSKSEIKRDAEELKQLGAELVELGKNALDKIPLDQDLRDAIELAQKIKKEGRRRQLQLIGKMLRQRDVDPIRQALDKLKNRHNQQVALFHKLEQIRDRLIEQGDDAVAEVLNLWPDADRQQLRSLIRNAKKEKEGNKPPKSARLIFQYLRELAENEE
- the mpl gene encoding UDP-N-acetylmuramate:L-alanyl-gamma-D-glutamyl-meso-diaminopimelate ligase; translation: MRIHILGICGTFMGGLALLARAQGHEVTGSDANVYPPMSTLLEKEGISLIQGYDASQLEPQPDLVIIGNAMTRGNPCVEAVLERNIPFMSGPQWLHDFVLRDRWVVAVAGTHGKTTTAGMATWILEACGYKPGFVIGGVPGNFDVSARLGDSPFFVIEADEYDCAFFDKRSKFVHYCPRTLILNNLEFDHADIFDDLKAIQKQFHHLVRIVPGQGRIILPENDINLKQTMAMGCWSEQELVGEQGHWQAKKRNADASEWDVLLDGEKVGEVKWGLVGEHNMHNGLMAIAAARHVGVVPADAAKALGTFINARRRLELRGEAHGVTVYDDFAHHPTAILATLAALRGKVGGTARILAVLEPRSNTMKMGICKDDLAPSLGRADEVFLLQPQHIPWQVAEVADACIQPAHWSADVDVLADMVVKAAQPGDHILVMSNGGFGGIHQKLLDGLAKKAEAAIDA
- the fbp gene encoding class 1 fructose-bisphosphatase; protein product: MKTLGEFIVEKQHEFSHATGELTALLSAIKLGAKIIHRDINKAGLVDILGASGAENVQGEVQQKLDLFANEKLKAALRARDIVAGIASEEEDEIVVFEGCEHAKYVVLMDPLDGSSNIDVNVSVGTIFSIYRRVTPVGTPVTEEDFLQPGSQQVAAGYVVYGSSTMLVYTTGCGVHAFTYDPSLGVFCLCQERMRFPEKGSTYSINEGNYIKFPNGVKKYIKFCQEEDKATQRPYTSRYIGSLVADFHRNLLKGGIYLYPSTASHPDGKLRLLYECNPMAFLAEQAGGKASDGKQRILDIVPESLHQRRSFFVGNNHMVEDVERMIREYPDA
- a CDS encoding helix-turn-helix domain-containing protein, which encodes MKNYSRACTGIDLNLIPVFIEVVRCKSLAKASVRLEMSRPAVSLALKRFTQLFSEPLFIRKGLYLEPTEKALALTTTLEILMGGIHDNIGAINSATI
- a CDS encoding methyl-accepting chemotaxis protein — translated: MLKTLSIRTGLLSLLAVMTLLLLIVSGIGIYALTQSSSSLQRINHLQGEQMVQLNSGYTLILRARNEAGQAVRMMEIGMLDDAANAVKNIQQEVIQAQKTLKAVIDGGVADTQGQQLLDKVAASLAAYNQQGINPMLKALNDQSADGYYDLLENALVPVAKRFDNDMQAFQAWSDARGKAEVNAVQASKTRVMILIVVAALLTAGIIVLAWLVLRHMLLKPLSASIAQLEHVAAGDLTHTLNAPASQEFNRLNAAIEEMRQSLMGSVLRVRDASSQIDTGSRELTAGNINLAQRTESTATSLEQTAASMEEITATVKLNADNAEQAHQLAKTVSDTADHGSEMVCYVIEKMRDISGSSARIADILSVIDGIAFQTNILALNASVEAARAGEQGRGFAVVAGEVRNLASRSADAAKEIRALISDSQTHVNEGSELAQQAGETMDEIATEVLRMTKLMREIATASHEQSRGIEQVNIAVNQMDETAQQNAALVQQSSAATHSLEEQSRELLAAMASFKLTAQTA
- the yjfF gene encoding galactofuranose ABC transporter, permease protein YjfF yields the protein MIKRNLPLMITLGVFVLGYLYCLTQFPGFASTRVICNILTDNAFLGIIAVGMTFVILSGGIDLSVGSVIAFTGVFLAKAIGFWGISPLLAFPLVLVMGCAFGAFMGLLIDALKIPAFIITLAGMFFLRGVSYLVSEESIPINHPVYDTLSSLAWKIPGGGRLSAMGLLMLGVVVIGIFLAHRTRFGNQVYAIGGSATSANLMGISTRSTTIRIYMLSTGLATLAGIVFSIYTQAGYALAGVGVELDAIASVVIGGTLLSGGVGTVLGTLFGVAIQGLIQTYINFDGTLSSWWTKIAIGILLFIFIALQRGLTVLWENRQSSPVTRVNVSTTK
- the ytfT gene encoding galactofuranose ABC transporter, ATP-binding protein YtfT; translation: MMSRSLSHTGETKRRFTWPTGTPQIIALLLVLLVDSLVAPHFFQIIVQDGRLFGSPIDILNRAAPVALLAIGMTLVIATGGIDLSVGAVMAIAGATAASMTVAGHGLPMVLLAALGAGVLAGLWNGILVAVLKIQPFVATLILMVAGRGVAQLITSGQIVTFDSPSLAWIGSGNFLYFPMPVIIALVTLIVFWLFTRKTALGMFIEAVGINIRAAKNAGVNTRLMVMLTYVLSGVCAAIAGVIVAADIRGADANNAGLWLELDAILAVVIGGGSLMGGRFNLLLSVTGALIIQGMNTGILLSGFQPELNQVVKAVVVLCVLIVQSPRFVSIIKGIRGHDKT
- the ytfR gene encoding galactofuranose ABC transporter, ATP-binding protein YtfR, yielding MTTEHHQEILRTEGLSKFFPGVKALDNVDFSLRRGEIMALLGENGAGKSTLIKALTGVYHADRGTLWLEGNVISPKNTAHAQQLGIGTVYQEVNLLPNMSVADNLFIGREPRRFGLLRRKEMEARATALMASYGFSLDVREPLNRFSVAMQQIVAICRAIDLSAKVLILDEPTASLDTQEVEMLFTLMRQLRDRGVSLIFVTHFLDQVYDVSDRITVLRNGSFVGCRETRELPQIELVKMMLGRELETNALQRAGRTLLSDKPVAAFSGFGKKGVIAPFDLQVRPGEIVGLAGLLGSGRTETAEVIFGIKPADSGSALIKGKPQTLRSPHQASCLGVGFCPEDRKTDGIIAAASVRENIILALQAQRGWLRPIPRREQNAIAERFIRQLGIRTPSAEQPIEFLSGGNQQKVLLSRWLLTKPQFLILDEPTRGIDVGAHAEIIRLIETLCADGLALLVISSELEELVGYADRVIIMRDRKQVAEIPLDKLSVPAIMNAIAA
- the ytfQ gene encoding galactofuranose ABC transporter substrate-binding protein YtfQ translates to MWKRLLLVTAVSAAMSSMAMAAPLTVGFSQVGSESGWRAAETSVAKSEAEKRGITLKIADGQQKQENQIKAVRSFIAQGVDAIFIAPVVATGWEPVLKEAKDAEIPVFLLDRSIDVKDKSLYMTTVTADNVLEGKLIGDWLVKQVDGKPCNVVELQGTVGASVAIDRKKGFAEAIAKAPNIKIIRSQSGDFTRSKGKEVMESFIKAENNGKNICMVYAHNDDMVIGAIQAIKEAGLKPGKDILTGSIDGVPDIYKAMMDGEANASVELTPNMAGPAFDALEKFKKDGTKPEQLTITKSTLYLPDTAKEELEKKKNMGY